Genomic segment of Flavobacteriales bacterium:
CGTGTTGTACAACGCAGCCACGTCAATACCCCTCAAATCGGGGCTTTCAAAATGAACAATATCAAGATTTTTATCTTTCAACGCATCGGCTTTCAACAAATCCTCCAGCACCAATCGGTTTTCAACCTCACATAGTCCAACAAAATCAGGGGTTTGGTTCGATTGATAAGTGGTAAGCACTTTTGCCAAATTATTGAGTTTTGCGAAGTATTTTTCTGTGTTCCAATGTTTTGCCGAATCAGGCGTAAATTCCCCATCCAAGGTATTAGGGTCGTCAATAGTATCAAAAAGATTTTCGACATTGTAAAAGGCAATACCCAAGTAGTTTTTTTTTGTGCAGGAAGCCCAAAAAACAGCGATTGCTGACAAAAATGCAAACAGAACAAGTGCTTTTTTCATACGGCAAAGGTAGGGTAGAAGTGGGGGAATTTATGCCATCAATGTTGATTAGAAGGAGTAAGTGAAATACTCTTCATAAATTTCTGATATTTCGAACAAACAATTAGAAAATTCAAGAAGCTTATTTTCTTTTGTTAATGAATAATCTGGACTTTAACAGTTAATGAATGGTTTTCATCCAACGTTCTTAAATAATATAGTCCATCAGGCAAATTTTCCAAATTCAATTCTATTTTTGATTCTCCTATACTGTTATCATAATTCATAAGTTCTTCTCCAACAGCACTAAATAGTATGATTTTCATGTTGGTTTTTGAGTCCGTTTCAATTATGATGATATTTTTTGTCGGATTGGGATAAATTTTGTAACCTTGGATTACATCTTCAGATAGTCCAACTGTTAATTCGAAGTTGGCAACGATAGTTCGATTTTCGTATGATTTGAATTTATAAATGTTTGAAGAAGAAATAACATTATTGTTCTCTTCCCAAGAAACAAATTTATATTCTTTTTCAGGGGTTGCAACAAGTGTCACTTGATTACCACATCCTACCATTCCCGTTCCTGTAACGGTTCCTCCAATATTAGGTTTGACATTTACTATTATGTTATAATTCTTAATGCTAAATCGAGCTACAATATTTCTATTTTTTGAAGCAAGAAGATTAAGTGTATCCTCAGTTCCAACTACCTGATTTAAATCAGAGTCAAACCATGAATCAAATTTATAGCAAGTGTCAGAAAGATGAGCTACAAGTTTGACAGTTGAGTCGCATAAATGTACGCCTCCTCCAATAACATATCCAGCCGATGGGATATTTGCATTTGTTTTAATTAAGTATTCACTTTTAACAAAATTAGCCACAATATTTATATCCGAGTTAACGGCTATTACCAAAGGATTGTTAAGTCCAATTGTATCTTTTCCTAATGTCCAGCATTTGAAAGTGTAACACGATTCTGGTGTTGCAGTAAAAGTTCGAACTGAGTCAGGATTGCAAGCGTATATTCCAGAGCCTGAGACTATTCCTGAATTTATGGGATTAGACGACAAAAATACGGTAAAACTATCTTGAGAAAATTTAGCTATTATGGTGCTGTCTGACGTAGCTGCAAATTTAAACAATGTATCTGAAGATATTAAGCTATCTGTTGAATACCACCCCAAAAAATGGTAACAAGACCCAGAAGGAACTGCTCTCAAAATGACCGTAGAGTCTGCAATGTATTTACCGTTACCCCAAACTCTACCAGCGTTATCGTTATTCAAAAGGACTTGGATGTCATAATGTATGAAAGGGGATTCAAACGCTCCAATATCAACGGTGCCACCTTTAACCCTAGGTAAGTCTGATAAATCAAGAAGATAGGAAGATAGGTATGAATTGTTTCCAGAATTAACACATACAGAAGTACTTTTCAACATATAGTTGCATGAATCCATGAGACATGGAGCACTTTGATTACAAGGCATAATAAATTCAGGATCAGCATATTTGCAATTCGT
This window contains:
- a CDS encoding T9SS type A sorting domain-containing protein; the protein is MKKFFFILILIFSTVFASVGQSILFVDSDATGTGNGTSWTNAFTSIDSAFYYYKSGDSIWVKEGIYKPSGNSSSSFIPPNGVQLFGGFTGKESNFKDRPIDNFSILDGDIGTPNYANDNCKAVIRVSNNSSTIMINGFKIINGYANTSAGSTITIGGGAVRIDNGKVNFENCEFSDNYTYMRGGAIAIYGTSSTVRLLNCVVKNNVSNSSTSNALGGGIFVNAGNLYLTKCDFYNNTARRGGAISSFQPNINIDRCKFHGNSATNDYGGAIDNGSESMLTIYNSIFAGNYAKTSGAAIYTSTSLNTNVITYTNCTFTNNKNNSSSTNYAVYSSDYTIITNCIFYDNESTKPIFYLYPSITPLVRNCLFDGDTLQGATNCKYADPEFIMPCNQSAPCLMDSCNYMLKSTSVCVNSGNNSYLSSYLLDLSDLPRVKGGTVDIGAFESPFIHYDIQVLLNNDNAGRVWGNGKYIADSTVILRAVPSGSCYHFLGWYSTDSLISSDTLFKFAATSDSTIIAKFSQDSFTVFLSSNPINSGIVSGSGIYACNPDSVRTFTATPESCYTFKCWTLGKDTIGLNNPLVIAVNSDINIVANFVKSEYLIKTNANIPSAGYVIGGGVHLCDSTVKLVAHLSDTCYKFDSWFDSDLNQVVGTEDTLNLLASKNRNIVARFSIKNYNIIVNVKPNIGGTVTGTGMVGCGNQVTLVATPEKEYKFVSWEENNNVISSSNIYKFKSYENRTIVANFELTVGLSEDVIQGYKIYPNPTKNIIIIETDSKTNMKIILFSAVGEELMNYDNSIGESKIELNLENLPDGLYYLRTLDENHSLTVKVQIIH